The nucleotide sequence ACCGACTTCCGCGAGAACACGCTTAAAGATGTGATCACCAAGTTGGAGCCCGATCTATTCCTGGCCGTCACCGGCCTGACCGTGAAGGACTTCCACCTGCTAGTGCGCTTGAAGGTGTTCAATACCGAACAGATGAACCAAGCCGTCTTTGCTTTCCGCCGGTATGAAGACGCCTCGCTCCGCTACACCGGCATTGAGAGCCATGAAGGCTTAACCCACTTCGGGCTCTACGATACGGTGGTGGCAAGGGATTGAAAGGCGAGCTTTGCAGCCTCGCCCCAACCCCGCTTATCGACTTCTTCTTGAAAGGGCGGATCGCTAACTCGTTGGCAGGCTCTCCTCTGTCATCCTCCGCGAGTTCAAGCTACGTGAAATTGTTGTCCATGTCTGGTAACCACGGCGCGCAGCTGCACGCCAGGAGCTACCGCAGCCGTAGCCCAGGCGTGCTGAGTGGCGCGGTCGCCTAGGTAGCAGGTGCGTTTGGTCGCGCACCAGCTGACCAGCGCGTCGCCGCCCAGCTCGCGCCAGTTACCAGCCTTGTCGCACCACATCAGAAGGTCTCGACCACTGGCGCGTATCCAGTCCCAGGCCTGGGGCGGCCTGCAGCCTATTTGGGCGTGTCGTCGCGGCAGTCGGGATAACCGGAGTAGTCGGTCTCGCACATACCACCTCTGGCACCTGACGCGCCGGTAGGAAAAGGCGGCGGTGAAGGTGAAGAGATTAGATTGCGGCAGAGGACGAGGGTGTTCGACAAACTTTTCTGCTCGCATTCGGTGGCCCTGTCGATGGCAGGTGCCGTGTTGCTCACCTGGCCAAGGGCTTGTGATCCAGCACATGGTCAGGGGGCGATTTGGCGACCAGCGGATGAACTGTGCCTTGAGCCCGTCCATTACACGCAGGCGCACCTCCAGCTCTACACAGTAGCACTGGCGTAGTCGAAGCCAACGTCTCCACGTGCTCGTATCGGTCCAGCGCCCAGGCCAGGCAGCTGGTTGAGTCTTGCCTTCGGAGAAAAGGACGAGGGCGCGTGTGGGCCAACGGCAATTCTTCTCACTCAAGGGCTCAGCGGCGGACCAGCATTCTTGGGCCAAGTCGTATTGAGTTCCGCAGTACGAACAACGTACATATCCTCCTCCGTCCAATAAGCAGTCCAGTCCTTGTTCTGGGCGACTATGAGAACACATTGCGCTGAGTCATACTCCATGCGCATTAGGCGCACACAACTTTTAGGCTGGTGTACCTGGTGAGCTTGCATTCCTCTTACTGCTGCCTTTCCGCCAAGTTCATGCGCCTGCAAGGGCAGGAAGAGCAGCACAGCAGCCATCGACAGCACGACCCATGGGACAGCAGAGAAAAAAATGATTCCACGTGCGACGACGACGGATAGGTTTGTCCATCTGTTGTTAATCACGGCCTGAACGCGCGTGTTCTCAGCCCATGCTTTCGCCTTAGTGAAGATAAGCCCTAGAAGGACGCCGACGCACAAGCATGCAGCGATATATAGAACCAGCCACGCAAAACTACCTTTCAACAACCGAAGCGATGTAAGCCAGGCTTCGAGCGCCGCTATGAACGCCCAGTAGCTAAGCTCCATGGCGGAATCCGGGTACAGAAGGCCCGGAACGATGCCGAAGGCTTGCAGATAACCCATTCGGTACATAAGGCCGCAAGAAGTGAATAGCGCAGCAAGCGCTCCGCTTGAAAGAATCCACCTAGCTATCAATACGGTGGCGGCGTGATTCTTCTCGGCTTCTTCTTTCATATAGGTGTAGCTCGGCTTGACTCCAGGGCCGCTATTCTCCTATGCCCCGCACCGCCGTCATCGACTTCGAGACCATCGGCCTGTCGCCCACCAGGGGGACCGCGCCACCGAGGGGGCCATCGTGCTGATGGAGGGCGACCGGGTGGTGGACCGGTTCCAGTCGCTGATGAACGCGGGCGTGCGCATCCCGCCCTTCATCGAGGCGTACACCGGCATCAGCAATGCCATGATCGCCGGCGCGGGCCGAGGCGGCGCGCTTCGTAGGCGACACGCCCCTGGTGGCGCATAACGCCTCGTTCGACCGGCGCTTCTGGCAGGCCGAGCTGGCGCGCGCCGGCTGCCAGGCGCGCCAGCCCTTCGCCTGCACCCTGCTGCTGCCGCGCCGGCTGTACCCGCAGGCGCCCAGCCACAAGCTCGGCTCACTGGCGGCCTTCCATGCGCTGCCCTCCTCGGGCCGGGTGGTTCGCGAAGACGCGCCTGCTACCCAGCGTTGTCAGTTCGTTCGGCGCGGTATCCTCTTATGCAGAGGAGATCAGCATGGCCAGGTACTGCGGGGAAGTCAATGTCGGCCCTATCCTTGATGCCGCCGCACTTTGGAGGGATGTCGCTCTTCTCGGACAAGGGTCTGTTTTCGTCAAGGAACGTTCAGTTTGGACACTAGAGGCGCTTGCAGCCCTTGACGAGTTCTATGTCCAAAGACCTGACGAGGGTGAAGGTGGGTTTCATGAGAAGTTGAAGGCCCAGGTAGAACCCGCAGGCCCAACAGCCATACAGTTGGCTGCAGAGTTGATGTGGGTCATGTACTTGTGCCCGCGAAAGATCAGTGCTGCGAAGAAGCGTCAGACCATCCAAACGATCTGGGGGTGGTCTGGGGACATCTTTCCGGCCGACTCGCCGTGGTTGAAGGAAGAAGTGCTTTCCGGCATCGGAAGCGCAGGCCCCGGATTCAATCAGAACCAGTGGCGCGAGCTAGTTTTCGTGATCGGTCTCGTCACGCAGTTCAAAAGGCTCTCGGCAGATGAACAACGGGGCTTGTTAGCTGACCCTTGGCGGTTCGACGCGTGGGTCAGCGTACTACCTGATGCTGACTCGCGGCAGTTCCGGCACATGGTGTTGTTCTTGCTGTTCCCAGATGTCTTCGAGCGGTTCTTTGGCCAGACAGATCGTCGCGCCGTTGCTACGCATTTTTCGGCTCGGGACAAGCGCGTGGTGGCCCGACTGAGTAACTTGGAGCTGGATCGAGAGCTTTGGGAAATTCGCCAAGCCGTGGAGCGGCAGGAGGGTCGAACGGACCTCGACTTCTATCTGCCGCCTTTGCGGGATCGGTGGAAGTCTGAGTCTGTGGCGGAAATCACTTCGGCCGTGACGCGGCAACACGTCCTTGAAGCCCTGCGGCGCATAGACGCTGAAGAAGTCCCTGCGGACGCCAGATCTACTTTCTATGATCTGCTGCACGAAGGCCGGCGGTACCCCCCGAAGTACGTCTTGTCGGTTGCCGTCGCAGTCGCTACGGGGGAACCTCTAGACCGAGGAGCGTTTAGCGGAGGCGAGGACTCAACGTGCTTTCGCGTGCTTAGAGATAGAGGGTTCGAGATAGTACCGAAACCCACCGGGGCAGATGTTGAGGGCCAACTAAGATCCTTTGTAAAACAGGCGCTAGAGGCCACGGACCTTAAGACCCAAGCTTATGCCAGCGAGTACCGCGAATTTCGGGTCAAAGTCAGCTTCGGCCAAGGCAACGTTGCACGAATTCCTTGGATGGCCTGGCTGGGCAATGAGGAGCGCGTGTCCAATGGCATATATCCAGTGTTATTACTCTTCCGCAAACAAAGGGTCGTACTACTTTGCTACGGGGTAAGTGAGACCGCCGAACCTGAGCGCAGCTGGCAAGAGCTCTCTAGCAAAAAAAGCGTCCGCGAATGGTTCCAAGAAAATGTTGGTCGTGACCCTGCTCGCTATGGAAGCTCTTATGTGGCCTGGGGGTCGAAGGTAGATGCCCTCGATTTCTCGAGACTGCATCGGGAGTTGGACCAGTTACTAGACATCTACTCAGCAACTCTTGCGACGAGCCCGCAAGAAGACGATCCGATCGAGGTTGCGGATGACAAACTGTCGCGGCGCCTAGCTCTTCGCGAAGCCACCGATGCATTCGCAGACGCTCTCTTGAGCTGTGGGGTGAACTTCGGCGAGAGCCATGCACTCACTGCCAGCACCTTCCTGGCCAGTCTAATGACAAAACCCCTCGTCATCCTTACTGGATTGTCTGGCTCGGGCAAGTCTCAGATTGCGGTGCGACTTGGGGAGTGGTTGGGGGCGACAGAGCGACTACTGGTTGTTCCGGTGCGGCCAGATTGGACCGGCGCGGAGGCCTTGTTCGGCTTTGAAGACGGTCTCAAGCCGAGCAAAGAGGGTCTGCCTGCTTGGCAAGTCCCCGGCACGCTGAGTTTCATGCTGCGCGCGCATCGAGACCCGCAACACCCCTATCTGCTTGTCTTGGACGAGATGAACCTTGCGCACGTTGAAAGGTACTTCGCGGACGTGCTCTCCGGGATGGAATCAGGGCAGCCTTGCATACCTGACCTCCGCTTCGACAAGCAAGATGGGAGCTGGAGACCAGTAACACGGGGTGCGCGAGTGCCTTTCCCGAAAAATCTCTGGATTGTGGGGACGGTAAACGTCGATGAAACCACGTACATGTTTTCCCCCAAAGTTTTGGACCGGGCGAATACTCTTGAGTTTCGTGTTCGCACCAGCGATCTGACCTTGAGCCCAAAGAAGCCAACAGCGTGCGAAGCCGGGGACAAGGAGCTGATTCGCGGGCTGTGTGCTATCGCATCCGATGACGACTGGCATGTAAATCGCCCCTCGAGCGAGCAGGCCGAGTTGGTGAAAGCTCTTCACGCACTTCATGCGCTGCTGAGCGGCTTCAATCTCGAGTTCGGCCATCGTGTCTTCTACGAAGCCGTGCGCTTCGCTGCAATGGTCGAGCAATCAGGTGTCAGCGGATTGGCCGGCGTTCTAGACCTTATCGTTCTACAGAAGATTCTGCCTCGTATGCATGGCTCGCGTCGGCGCATTGAGGCACCCCTGGTCGCACTGCGCGACTTCTGTCAGGATTTACCTGGACTGGTGCAGCCCGCCTCAAGCAGCGTGGCACCGCAGGTGCTGATCTCCTTGCCTCGTTCGTTTGCGAAGCTGGATCGCATGCTGGTCGCGCTCAGAGCGAACCAGTTCGTGAGCTTCTCGGAGTAACTGCCGGTGGGTGAAGAGTTGCTAGTGCAAACCGCCTTGCGCGGTGTGCAATCCACCTATGTGCTGCGCATATCCGCATTGCCAGGGAAGTCAGCTCCCCGTGTGAAGTTATTGGACGGGTCTTCGTATGAACTCGTCCAGCTTTTTGAAGGAGAGGAGTACCTCTATTCATGGGAGGGCCCGGCGGGCGACGTCGTCACCGAACCGCGCGAGCTGTTCCGACCCGATCGCCATTCCGGGAGGTCCGGACGGCTCCGAACAGGCCTATCGGTGGGGTTCGTTCCCGTGACTGTCTTCTCAGGATTAGTTGAGGCTGGCACTTGCGAGTTGGAGGTTCGCCCCCGGAAGCTCACGTACGAGGACGAGTACAAGTGGATGTTGCGCGACATTGCCGAGCAGATGGCTGAACTCTTGATGGAGCGCTTCGCAGCTAGCGACCTTCAGTTCTCCGTTGATGTTGAGCGCAATGCGTCGACGCTGTATCAGCGATTCGAGTTCTTGCGAGCATTGATCGGAAGCGAAGACTTTCAAGGTGCGATGCAGGAGGTCTTGCGGCGCCCGCACACTGGTTGGGTGACAACGCCTACGCCTGTAGAAATTTCACGTGGGGTGCGGCCATCGTCCAACATTTCTAAGCAGCTTGCGCGGCGCGGTATTGATGCGAGAAATCTGGGACTGCTGGGTCATTTTGATGGCGCAAGATCAATCTTTGAAGACAAGACGGAGGCCACGCACGACACGACGCCAAATCGGTTTGTGAGGCATGCGTTCCGGCACTGGCTGTTTCTGCTTGGTGACCTGCAAGTAGCGCTGGAGAAGCAAACACGGACAGCGCCAATTGCCCGAGGCCTTGCGGAGGTCAGGGAGCTAGCGTCCACGATCGAGCAGTTCATCTCGGATGACCTTTTCCTAGCTCTTGGTGATCTCGATCGCTTCCCAAGTGAAGACCAGGTCTTGCAGAAGCGACAAGGCTACCGGGAGGTCTTTCGCGCGTTTCTGGAGTTTGAGCTCGGCGCACTCCTAACTTGGAGCGACAGTAGCTTTGCGGCTGGAACACGAAACGTGGCGGCGACGTACGAGTATTGGGCGTTCCTTCAGCTTGCGAAGTGCGTAGCTCGAGTAGCAGGCGTCGACTTTGCCATGGCGGACTTGCTGACGCTTGATCAGTTCGGACTCTCAGTTCAGATCAGGAAGGGCGTCGAACAGGTCTTCTGCGGCATTGCAGTACGCAATGGCAGGCGTATGTCCATCGAACTCTGGTTCAACAAAACTTACGGCGTGCCGCAGGGATCTTGGTCGAGGTCAATGAGGCCCGACTACTCGCTGCTGATTCAGCCAGAGAGCCGGGACAAGCCGTTCGAGATCGTACTGGTCCATTTCGATGCAAAGTACAGAGTCCAATTCATTCGCAATCTTCTCCTCTCCTCCGAGGGACTGGAAGAGGGCGAGGTATCTGATGAAGAAGCGCTGACGCGCGGCGAGGCGACAAGCGGCGACCTGTTGAAGATGCACGCTTACCGCGACGCTATCCGACGAACATCTGGTGCGTATGTCCTATACCCGGGAGGCGACGCCGAGTTAGGGCGAAAACCTCTTAGTGAGTACCAAGAGCTTTTGCCTGGGCTGGGCGCTTTTGTACTTCGCCCGGCGGAGGGCGGCGATGTCCTAGGCAGTGTAGAGCTTCAAGGATTCATAGAGCGCGTGGTAGACCATTCGGCTACCAGGCTTACGCAACACCAGCGGAGTCGTTATTGGGAAGATGCCGTATACGCGCCGACCGACTCCACCCGCGACGTCTACGCTGGTCTCCCACCTGGATCGGCGACGGTACTACTAGGGTTTGTGAAGAGTAAGGAGCACTGGGAATGGATTAAAAAGACCGCCTCTTACAACGTGCGGGTTAGTGGCCGCGAAGGCGGAGTAGGAGCAGATTCGGTTCTTTTTAACGCACAGCTGATTCTCTTGTACTGTCCTAGCATTAACAAAGTCCGCTTAGCGCGACTCGTGGCGGGGCCGGAGCAGCTTTCTGCTTTGGAGCTCAAGGCGACTGGATACCCCCAGCCACAGGGGCCCTTGTACTGGTGCGTTCAACTGCTTTGGGTAAACCGACCAGAGTGGACAGAGAAGCTGAGTTGCAAGCTGGTAGAAGTTGCCGTCAGCTCACAGGGCGGTCCACTCGGCGGGCCGGTGCTCATGACGTGGGCGGCGCTCCTGAGTACGGCGTCGTAGTAGTCGCGCTTCAGCCGTGGGTGGTCTTACTCGGTAAGCTCCCCCCATGCCCCGCACCGCCGTCATCGACTTCGAGACTACCGGCCTGTCGCCCACGCAGGGCGACCGGGTGGTGGACCGGTTCCAGTCGCTGATGAACGCGGGCGTGCGCATCCCGCCCTTCAGTCAGAACGTCAGCCAGGTCCCTCGCAGCCCCTGCTGCTCCACGCCCGGAACCGACCAGTTGCATACCCCCGTCGGGAACACCGTAGCCAGGCGCTGCATCTGCTGCGCGGTGAATGGCACCCCGTAATCGGTGATGGCCACGGGCTTGAGCGTGCACTTGATGACATCGGCGGCGAGCGGCGCGCCGGCGGTGGCGCGGGGTGCGGGCGGTGCCGGATAGAGGGCCGCGCACTGGCCGCTGCCGGGCTGCTGCTTCTCCGCGATGAACTGGGGAGTCGCATCGCGCGTGTTGCAGCCTTCCTGCAGCGTCTGCGGCTTGTTGCGCACCACCTTCTCGTGCTGGCTGCCGCCGGCCTGGTCGGCCTGGATCGCCGCGAGCCACTTGTCCATCTCGGCCAGGGCTCGCATCAGCAGCGGGCTCGTGCTGGAGTAGTAGCCGTAGCGGAAGTCCTCGACCAGCATCACCTGGTTGTCGGCATCGCCGTTGGCCTTGATCAGCCGCTCGCGCATGGAGAAGGAGTGGTAGCGCAGGTGGATGTCCCCGACCGGGTTGTCGTCGCTGTACGCGCGGTAGTCGATGATGGGCACGTCCTTCAGCCCGCCGCCGCCGCTGGTCAGCCGGCCCGTCTGGTAGGCCTGGCGGGTCGCGAGCGGGTCGGCCACGGTGCGCTGGACCTGGAAGCCCGCATCGCGGTCGTAGCCGCCGATGCGCTCGTTGAGCTGAAGGAACTGGTCGACCGTGATCGTGCCGGCATTGAGTGCCGCGAGCCCGTACTGGACGCCCTCGTTGTCCAGCGGCCGCCGCGCGAAGCCCGTCGCGGGATCGGTTCCGAGCGCGTTCTCCA is from Ramlibacter tataouinensis TTB310 and encodes:
- a CDS encoding McrB family protein, whose translation is MARYCGEVNVGPILDAAALWRDVALLGQGSVFVKERSVWTLEALAALDEFYVQRPDEGEGGFHEKLKAQVEPAGPTAIQLAAELMWVMYLCPRKISAAKKRQTIQTIWGWSGDIFPADSPWLKEEVLSGIGSAGPGFNQNQWRELVFVIGLVTQFKRLSADEQRGLLADPWRFDAWVSVLPDADSRQFRHMVLFLLFPDVFERFFGQTDRRAVATHFSARDKRVVARLSNLELDRELWEIRQAVERQEGRTDLDFYLPPLRDRWKSESVAEITSAVTRQHVLEALRRIDAEEVPADARSTFYDLLHEGRRYPPKYVLSVAVAVATGEPLDRGAFSGGEDSTCFRVLRDRGFEIVPKPTGADVEGQLRSFVKQALEATDLKTQAYASEYREFRVKVSFGQGNVARIPWMAWLGNEERVSNGIYPVLLLFRKQRVVLLCYGVSETAEPERSWQELSSKKSVREWFQENVGRDPARYGSSYVAWGSKVDALDFSRLHRELDQLLDIYSATLATSPQEDDPIEVADDKLSRRLALREATDAFADALLSCGVNFGESHALTASTFLASLMTKPLVILTGLSGSGKSQIAVRLGEWLGATERLLVVPVRPDWTGAEALFGFEDGLKPSKEGLPAWQVPGTLSFMLRAHRDPQHPYLLVLDEMNLAHVERYFADVLSGMESGQPCIPDLRFDKQDGSWRPVTRGARVPFPKNLWIVGTVNVDETTYMFSPKVLDRANTLEFRVRTSDLTLSPKKPTACEAGDKELIRGLCAIASDDDWHVNRPSSEQAELVKALHALHALLSGFNLEFGHRVFYEAVRFAAMVEQSGVSGLAGVLDLIVLQKILPRMHGSRRRIEAPLVALRDFCQDLPGLVQPASSSVAPQVLISLPRSFAKLDRMLVALRANQFVSFSE
- a CDS encoding DUF2357 domain-containing protein — its product is MKLLDGSSYELVQLFEGEEYLYSWEGPAGDVVTEPRELFRPDRHSGRSGRLRTGLSVGFVPVTVFSGLVEAGTCELEVRPRKLTYEDEYKWMLRDIAEQMAELLMERFAASDLQFSVDVERNASTLYQRFEFLRALIGSEDFQGAMQEVLRRPHTGWVTTPTPVEISRGVRPSSNISKQLARRGIDARNLGLLGHFDGARSIFEDKTEATHDTTPNRFVRHAFRHWLFLLGDLQVALEKQTRTAPIARGLAEVRELASTIEQFISDDLFLALGDLDRFPSEDQVLQKRQGYREVFRAFLEFELGALLTWSDSSFAAGTRNVAATYEYWAFLQLAKCVARVAGVDFAMADLLTLDQFGLSVQIRKGVEQVFCGIAVRNGRRMSIELWFNKTYGVPQGSWSRSMRPDYSLLIQPESRDKPFEIVLVHFDAKYRVQFIRNLLLSSEGLEEGEVSDEEALTRGEATSGDLLKMHAYRDAIRRTSGAYVLYPGGDAELGRKPLSEYQELLPGLGAFVLRPAEGGDVLGSVELQGFIERVVDHSATRLTQHQRSRYWEDAVYAPTDSTRDVYAGLPPGSATVLLGFVKSKEHWEWIKKTASYNVRVSGREGGVGADSVLFNAQLILLYCPSINKVRLARLVAGPEQLSALELKATGYPQPQGPLYWCVQLLWVNRPEWTEKLSCKLVEVAVSSQGGPLGGPVLMTWAALLSTAS